In Labrus bergylta chromosome 11, fLabBer1.1, whole genome shotgun sequence, one genomic interval encodes:
- the dclk1b gene encoding serine/threonine-protein kinase DCLK1b, with protein MELEHFDERDKAQRNTRRGSRGNGLPSPTHSAHCCLYRTRTLQALISEKKAKKIRFYRNGDRYFKGIVYAISQEKFRSIEALLADLTRSLSDNVNLPQGVRTIYTVDGTTKITSMDQLVEGESYVCASIEPYKKLEYTKNVNPNWSVGARTAMAVRDPASLGSAMAGCPETKETKDFIKPKLVTIVRSGVKPRKAVRILLNKKTAHSYDQVLSDITDAIKLDSGAVKRLYTVDGKMVTCLQDLFGDDDIFIACGPEKFRYQDDFNLDEGECRVAKSASYGRLPSMQGLSSPRSGGMSRRSKSPSSTGSANGTAGSQLSTPRSGKSPSPSPTSPASLRRRQGSLHSGSSLSLASTKVCSSMDEGDGPGSEAEPLDEYPSVPSSISERYKVGRTLGDGNFAVVRECVERSTGREYALKIISKDKCRGKEHMIQSEVSILRRVKHPNIVLLIEEMDTHCALFLVMELVKGGDLFDAITSSKKYTEQDASSMLFNLASAIKYLHSLNIVHRDIKPENLLVFEHHDGSKSLKLGDFGLATVVNGPLYTVCGTPTYVAPEIIAETGYGLKVDIWAAGVITYILLCGFPPFRGGEDQEALFDQISKCQLDFPASSWDNVSDSAKALITGMLQVDGNRRYTAVQVLDHPWVNDDAGSENEQQLLVAGKIKKHFNTGPKLNSTTAGVSVITTTALDKEKQVFRRRRHQDVKLPSHFPHSIRAGASPGLPAAEFNSESEDISPCSADTIRSPDTVRSPTSPF; from the exons ATGGAGCTGGAGCACTTTGATGAGCGGGACAAGGCTCAGAGAAATACCAGAAGGGGCTCAAGAGGGAATGGGCTTCCCAGTCCCACTCACAGTGCCCACTGCTGCCTTTACAGAACCAGGACGCTGCAAGCACTTATCTCTGAAAAAAAGGCCAAGAAGATTCGGTTCTACCGCAATGGGGACCGCTACTTCAAAGGGATCGTGTATGCCATTTCTCAGGAGAAATTTAGGTCCATTGAAGCACTCCTGGCTGACCTTACTCGATCTCTGTCAGACAATGTCAATTTGCCACAAGGGGTGCGAACCATATATACCGTTGATGGGACAACAAAAATCACCAGCATGGACCAACTGGTGGAAG GTGAGAGCTATGTCTGCGCATCCATAGAGCCCTACAAGAAGCTTGAATACACAAAGAATGTTAATCCCAATTGGTCAGTGGGTGCTCGGACTGCCATGGCAGTTCGTGATCCTGCTTCCCTCGGTAGCGCCATGGCCGGATGTCCTGAAACCAAGGAAACCAAGGACTTTATCAAGCCCAAACTGGTGACCATTGTCCGCAGTGGAGTAAAGCCTCGCAAGGCTGTACGCATCCTGCTCAACAAGAAGACTGCACACTCCTACGACCAAGTCTTGTCTGACATTACAGACGCCATTAAGCTTGACTCTGGAGCTGTCAAAAGGCTATATACTGTGGACGGCAAGATG GTCACCTGCCTTCAGGACCTTTTTGGTGATGATGATATATTTATTGCTTGTGGCCCTGAGAAGTTTCGTTATCAGGATGACTTCAACTTGGATGAAGGCG AATGCAGAGTGGCAAAGTCTGCATCATATGGACGACTTCCCTCCATGCAGGGTCTTTCTTCCCCGAGAAGTGGTGGGATGTCCCGTAGAAGCAAGTCTCCGTCATCCACTGGTTCAG ctaatgGTACAGCAGGCAGTCAGCTGTCCACGCCTAGATCTGGAAAGTCTCCAAGCCCCTCTCCAACCAGTCCAGCTAGCCTCCGACGAagacag GGATCTCTGCATAGtggctcttctctctctttggcttctACCAAGGTTTGCAGCTCAATGGATGAAGGCGACGGGCCTGGAAGTGAAG CTGAGCCATTGGATGAGTACCCTTCAGTACCTTCCTCCATATCAGAGAGGTACAAAGTTGGGAGGACTTTAGGGGATGGAAACTTTGCCGTGGTGCGAGAGTGTGTTGAGAGATCCACTGGAAGAGAGTACGCTTTGAAGATCATCAGTAAAGATAAATGCAGAGGAAAG GAACACATGATACAGAGTGAAGTGTCAATCCTTCGACGGGTGAAACATCCCAACATCGTACTTTTAATTGAGGAAATGGACACCCACTGTGCCCTTTTTCTTGTTATGGAGTTGGTTAAG GGAGGCGATCTCTTTGATGCAATCACCTCATCTAAAAAATACACGGAGCAAGATGCCAGCAGTATGCTGTTCAATCTGGCAAGTGCCATCAAGTACCTGCACAGTCTCAATATCGTCCACAGAGACATCAAACCTGAAAACTTGTTG GTGTTTGAACACCACGATGGCAGTAAATCTCTGAAGCTAGGTGACTTTGGCTTGGCCACTGTTGTTAACGGGCCCCTCTATACTGTGTGTGGCACACCCACCTATGTTGCTCCAGAGATCATTGCTGAGACGGG ATATGGCCTTAAGGTCGATATCTGGGCAGCTGGGGTGATTACTTACATACTGCTGTGTGGTTTTCCCCCTTTCCGTGG TGGTGAAGATCAGGAGGCTCTCTTTGACCAGATTTCAAAATGCCAGCTTGATTTCCCTGCATCATCCTGGGATAATGTGTCTGATTCTGCCAAG GCTCTGATCACTGGAATGCTGCAGGTAGACGGTAACCGGAGATATACAGCTGTGCAAGTTCTGGATCATCCCTGGGTCAAT GATGATGCTGGGTCAGAGAATGAGCAACAGCTGCTAGTGGCTGGGAAAATCAAGAAGCATTTTAACACCGGGCCAAAGCTCAACAGCACCACAGCAGGAGTGTCTGTCATTACG ACCACAGCACTTGATAAAGAGAAGCAAGTTTTCCGACGAAGACGCCACCAAGATGTGAAGCTCCCTTCCCACTTCCCTCACAGTATCCGTGCCGGTGCCAGCCCAGGCCTCCCGGCCGCCGAGTTCAACTCAGAGTCCGAGGATATTTCCCCGTGTTCAGCTGACACCATCCGTTCACCTGACACCGTCCGTTCACCCACCTCCCCGTTTTAA